In Sorghum bicolor cultivar BTx623 chromosome 10, Sorghum_bicolor_NCBIv3, whole genome shotgun sequence, one genomic interval encodes:
- the LOC8072631 gene encoding putative E3 ubiquitin-protein ligase UBR7, which yields MADSAGDAFPDEAETSFTLHEYIEGMEAVELEADLVLGGDDGKDCTYAGGYLKRQAVFSCLTCVPDGVAGVCTACSLACHDGHEMVELWTKRKFRCDCGNSKFGGHLCKLCPEKDSENSANAYNQNFKGSYCTCGRPYPDPEAKEQVEMIQCSICEDWFHEDHIGLNSIEEIPRDEEGEPLYEEFICHKCSPVCHFLKLYPDTIWASGKQNLALQTDASDPNVMEKPSRHGNTEKHENGALDHTVGEKTSIGNDSTKAIVVPEEANLGSSSGSSCKLGMDVNTMPAITDKSEPFFMSKGWRETLCRCETCSNFYAQRGIAYLTDKEDSIEEYERIAKQKREKKLEQQQGAATNFLNSLDHVQKIEMLSGINDLKNEFQSFLESCDTSKPITSEDIRSVFENLAKKKKQRLS from the exons ATTTGGTGCTGGGCGGGGACGATGGCAAGGACTGCACCTACGCCGGCGGGTACCTCAAGCGCCAGGCCGTCTTCTCCTGCCTCACCTGCGTGCCTGATGGAGTCGCCGGGGTCTGCACGGCCTGCAGCCTCGCCTGCCACGACGGGCATGAG aTGGTTGAACTTTGGACAAAGAGGAAGTTTCGTTGTGATTGTGGCAACTCAAAGTTTGGTGGTCACCTTTGCAAACTTTGCCCTGAGAAAGATTCTGAGAATTCAGCAAATGCTTATAACCAAAACTTCAAAGGTTCCTATTGCACATGTGGGCGGCCTTATCCTGACCCAGAAGCTAAGGAGCAAGTTGAAATGATACAATGCAGTATATGTGAGGATTGGTTTCATGAGGATCATATtgggcttaactctattgaagAG ATACCAAGAGATGAGGAAGGGGAGCCACTCTACGAGGAATTTATATGCCACAAATGCTCACCTGTTTGCCATTTCTTGAAATTGTATCCAGATACAATTTGGGCTTCTGGTAAGCAGAATCTGGCATTGCAAACTGATGCAAGTGATCCAAATGTGATGGAAAAACCTTCACGTCATGGTAACACTGAGAAACATGAAAATGGTGCTCTTGATCATACGGTTGGTGAGAAGACCTCCATTGGGAATGATTCTACAAAAGCTATTGTAGTTCCTGAGGAGGCCAATTTGGGTAGCAGTTCTGGCAGCAGCTGCAAGCTAGGAATGGATGTAAATACAATGCCAGCTATTACAGATAAAAGTGAGCCTTTTTTCATGTCTAAAGGTTGGAGGGAAACACTATGCAGGTGTGAAACATGCAGCAACTTCTATGCACAACGAGGTATTGCATATCTTACTGACAAGGAGGATTCTATTGAGGAATATGAGAGAATTGCCAAGCAGAAGAGGGAGAAGAaactggagcagcagcaaggAGCTGCAACAAATTTTCTGAATTCACTTGATCATGTTCAGAAAATAGAGATGTTGAGTGGCATCAATGACTTGAAGAATGAGTTCCAGTCCTTTCTG GAGTCCTGTGATACATCGAAACCAATAACATCTGAAGATATACGCTCTGTTTTCGAGAATCTAGCTAAGAAGAAGAAACAGAGGTTATCTTAG